Proteins encoded by one window of Streptomyces sp. ALI-76-A:
- the ehuC gene encoding ectoine/hydroxyectoine ABC transporter permease subunit EhuC — protein sequence MTGPLWELLFKGAWITVQLMVYSAVLAAAVAFGIGMARTSRLWIVRFLSGVYVEFFRGTSALVLMFWLFFALPLLGWQLAGIWAGTLALGLSYGAYGSEVVRGALQSVAPAQREAAIALSFTPWQRMRKVILPQAVPEMMPPFNNLLIELLKGTALASLLSIGELTFQAKLARLSTGESAQVYGIILVMYFVIAFVVTRVMRVLERRAKASIGQAPKTGGWFSRRLSVSRQSAQPSAVGGGH from the coding sequence ATGACCGGGCCTCTGTGGGAACTCCTGTTCAAAGGCGCGTGGATCACCGTCCAGCTGATGGTCTACAGCGCGGTGCTCGCGGCCGCCGTCGCCTTCGGCATCGGCATGGCACGCACCTCACGCCTGTGGATCGTCCGCTTCCTGTCCGGTGTCTACGTGGAGTTCTTCCGCGGCACCTCGGCGCTGGTGCTGATGTTCTGGCTGTTCTTCGCGCTGCCCCTGCTCGGCTGGCAGCTCGCCGGCATCTGGGCGGGCACCCTCGCCCTCGGCCTCTCCTACGGCGCCTACGGCTCCGAGGTGGTGCGCGGCGCGCTCCAGTCGGTGGCACCCGCGCAGCGCGAGGCGGCGATCGCGCTGAGCTTCACGCCCTGGCAGCGGATGCGGAAGGTGATCCTGCCGCAGGCGGTGCCGGAGATGATGCCGCCGTTCAACAACCTGCTGATCGAGCTGCTCAAGGGCACCGCGCTGGCCTCCCTGCTGTCCATCGGCGAACTCACCTTCCAGGCCAAGCTCGCCCGGCTCTCCACCGGGGAGAGCGCCCAGGTCTACGGGATCATCCTGGTGATGTACTTCGTGATCGCGTTCGTCGTCACCCGGGTCATGCGGGTGCTGGAGCGCCGCGCCAAGGCGTCGATCGGCCAGGCACCGAAGACGGGCGGCTGGTTCTCTCGCCGGCTGTCCGTCTCCAGGCAGAGCGCCCAGCCGTCCGCCGTCGGAGGTGGCCACTGA
- a CDS encoding amidase, translating to MTQFDELTALQLLDGYRAGDFSPVEATRAALDRAEAVQPAVNAFVRLFADEALARARASEDRWRRGEPAGLVDGVPVTVKDILLLRGAPTLKGSRTISERGPWDEDAPSVARLREHGAVFLGKTTTPEFGWKGVTDSPLSGVTRNPHDPTRTAGGSSGGAAAAVALGAGPLALGTDGGGSVRIPAAFCGIFALKPTYGRVPLYPASAFGTLAHVGPMARDAADAALLLDVIGVPDSRDWSALAPASGPFSAGLSGGVRGLRIAYSPSLGGQVAVRPAVAAAVRRAVERLADLGAYVTEADPDVTDPVDAFHTLWFSGAARVTQHLGPRQRESLDPGLREIRDRGARYSALDYLAAVDVRMELGRRMGRFHDFYDLLVTPTLPITAFEAGAEVPKGSGHRRWTGWTPFTYPFNLTQQPAVSVPVGTDGDGLPIGLQLVAARHRDDLVLRAAHALDEAGVTPAGS from the coding sequence ATGACGCAGTTCGACGAACTCACCGCACTGCAACTCCTCGACGGCTACCGCGCGGGCGACTTCAGCCCCGTGGAGGCGACCCGCGCGGCCCTGGACCGCGCGGAGGCGGTCCAGCCGGCGGTGAACGCCTTCGTCCGCCTCTTCGCGGACGAGGCCCTCGCGCGGGCGCGGGCGTCCGAGGACCGGTGGCGGCGCGGGGAACCGGCGGGGCTGGTGGACGGTGTCCCGGTCACGGTGAAGGACATCCTGCTGCTGCGGGGCGCGCCGACCCTCAAGGGCTCCAGGACGATCTCGGAGCGGGGCCCGTGGGACGAGGACGCCCCGTCCGTGGCCCGGCTGCGCGAGCACGGCGCCGTCTTCCTCGGCAAGACCACGACCCCGGAGTTCGGCTGGAAGGGCGTCACGGACTCCCCGCTGTCCGGCGTGACCCGCAACCCGCACGACCCGACCCGTACCGCGGGCGGCTCCAGCGGCGGCGCGGCGGCGGCCGTGGCCCTCGGCGCGGGCCCGCTCGCGCTGGGCACCGACGGCGGCGGCAGCGTCCGTATCCCGGCCGCGTTCTGCGGGATCTTCGCCCTGAAACCGACGTACGGCCGGGTGCCGCTGTACCCGGCGAGCGCGTTCGGCACCCTCGCCCACGTGGGCCCGATGGCCCGGGACGCGGCGGACGCGGCGCTGCTCCTCGACGTCATCGGTGTCCCCGACTCCCGCGACTGGTCGGCGCTCGCGCCCGCCTCCGGCCCGTTCTCGGCGGGCCTGTCCGGCGGGGTGCGGGGGCTCAGGATCGCCTACTCGCCGTCCCTCGGCGGGCAGGTGGCGGTGCGGCCGGCGGTCGCGGCGGCGGTACGGCGGGCCGTGGAGCGGCTGGCGGACCTCGGCGCGTACGTCACCGAGGCCGACCCGGACGTCACCGACCCGGTGGACGCCTTCCACACCCTGTGGTTCAGCGGCGCGGCCCGGGTGACCCAGCACCTCGGGCCGCGGCAGCGGGAGTCGCTCGACCCGGGGCTGCGGGAGATCCGCGACCGGGGCGCCCGGTACAGCGCCCTCGACTACCTGGCCGCGGTCGACGTCCGGATGGAGCTGGGCCGCCGGATGGGCCGCTTCCACGACTTCTACGACCTGCTGGTCACCCCGACCCTCCCGATCACCGCGTTCGAGGCGGGCGCCGAGGTCCCCAAGGGCTCCGGCCACCGCCGCTGGACGGGCTGGACGCCGTTCACGTACCCCTTCAACCTGACCCAGCAGCCGGCGGTCTCCGTCCCGGTGGGGACGGACGGCGACGGGCTGCCCATCGGTCTCCAGCTCGTGGCCGCCCGCCACCGTGACGACCTCGTGCTGCGCGCGGCGCACGCGCTGGACGAGGCGGGGGTCACACCCGCCGGAAGCTGA
- a CDS encoding D-2-hydroxyacid dehydrogenase, with amino-acid sequence MTAPPSGPPPVPTLLVLDADPLPRLGRLTGRARVEHVDESTLAERLPHADVLLVWDFTSHAVRRAWPGAGPRPRWVHTASAGVDHLMCPELAASDTVVTNARGVFDQPIAEYVAALVLSMAKDLPRTWELQRRGTWLHRESQRVAGTRACVVGAGPIGRAIVATLKALGVTAALVGRTPRTGVHGPDDLDRLMAGADWVIAAAPLTDRTHGMFDARRFGVMQPSARFINIGRGQLVVQEALVEALTKRWIAGAALDVFEHEPLTPDSGLWRVPNLIVSPHMSGDTVGWRDELAAQFVEFYERWEAGRSLPNVVDKKRGYVPGH; translated from the coding sequence ATGACCGCTCCCCCCTCCGGTCCCCCGCCCGTCCCCACCCTCCTGGTCCTGGACGCCGATCCGCTCCCCCGCCTCGGCAGGCTCACCGGCCGGGCCCGCGTGGAGCACGTGGACGAGTCGACCCTCGCCGAGCGGCTTCCGCACGCGGACGTGCTGCTGGTGTGGGACTTCACCTCGCACGCGGTGCGCCGCGCCTGGCCCGGTGCGGGGCCGCGACCGCGCTGGGTGCACACGGCGAGCGCCGGCGTCGACCATCTGATGTGCCCCGAACTCGCCGCGTCCGACACCGTGGTGACGAACGCGCGCGGTGTCTTCGACCAGCCGATCGCCGAGTACGTCGCCGCGCTGGTCCTGTCGATGGCCAAGGACCTGCCGCGGACCTGGGAGTTGCAGCGGCGCGGGACCTGGCTCCACCGTGAGTCGCAGCGGGTGGCGGGCACCCGCGCGTGCGTCGTCGGGGCCGGGCCCATCGGCCGGGCGATCGTCGCCACGCTCAAGGCGCTCGGCGTCACCGCCGCGCTCGTCGGCCGCACCCCGCGCACCGGCGTGCACGGCCCCGACGACCTGGACCGGCTGATGGCCGGGGCGGACTGGGTGATCGCGGCGGCGCCGCTCACGGACCGGACCCACGGCATGTTCGACGCCCGCCGCTTCGGCGTGATGCAGCCCTCCGCCCGCTTCATCAACATCGGCCGGGGACAGCTGGTCGTGCAGGAGGCCCTGGTCGAGGCGCTGACCAAGCGGTGGATCGCGGGCGCGGCCCTGGACGTCTTCGAGCACGAGCCCCTCACGCCGGACAGCGGGCTGTGGCGGGTGCCGAACCTGATCGTGTCCCCGCACATGAGCGGCGACACCGTCGGCTGGCGGGACGAACTGGCCGCCCAGTTCGTGGAGTTCTACGAGCGCTGGGAGGCCGGCCGGTCGCTGCCGAACGTGGTGGACAAGAAGCGCGGGTACGTACCCGGACACTGA
- the ehuA gene encoding ectoine/hydroxyectoine ABC transporter ATP-binding protein EhuA produces MSADSSLSKETGNPAVDGSELIRFDKVTKRFGTNTVLDSLDFTVSSGKHVTLIGPSGSGKTTILRLLMTLATPDEGTIRVGGEYLTHEERAGKLVPAGEKHVREVRKNIGMVFQQFNLFPNMKVMRNITEAPVHVLGLSGDEAEERARGLLDLVGLTEHADKYPTQLSGGQQQRVAIARALAMRPQVLLLDEVTSALDPELVAGVLDVLRDIAHTTDITMLVVTHEMNFARDISDDVLMFDGGRVIESGSPQKMFTEPDHERTRQFLSAVL; encoded by the coding sequence TTGTCCGCTGACAGCAGCCTCTCGAAAGAAACCGGCAACCCCGCGGTGGACGGCAGCGAGCTGATCCGCTTCGACAAGGTCACCAAGCGTTTCGGTACCAACACCGTGCTGGACTCGCTGGACTTCACCGTCTCCTCCGGAAAGCACGTCACGCTGATCGGCCCCTCGGGCTCGGGCAAGACGACGATCCTGAGGCTGCTGATGACCCTGGCCACGCCCGACGAGGGCACCATCAGGGTCGGCGGCGAGTACCTCACGCACGAGGAGCGCGCCGGCAAGCTCGTGCCGGCCGGCGAGAAGCACGTCCGCGAGGTCCGCAAGAACATCGGCATGGTGTTCCAGCAGTTCAACCTCTTCCCCAACATGAAGGTCATGCGGAACATCACCGAGGCCCCGGTGCACGTCCTCGGCCTGTCCGGGGACGAGGCCGAGGAGCGGGCCCGCGGGCTGCTCGACCTGGTCGGCCTGACCGAGCACGCGGACAAGTACCCGACCCAGCTGTCCGGCGGCCAGCAGCAGCGCGTCGCCATCGCCCGCGCCCTCGCCATGCGCCCCCAGGTCCTGCTGCTCGACGAGGTCACCTCCGCGCTCGACCCCGAACTGGTGGCCGGGGTGCTGGACGTCCTGCGGGACATCGCGCACACGACGGACATCACGATGCTCGTCGTCACCCACGAGATGAACTTCGCCCGCGACATCTCCGACGACGTCCTGATGTTCGACGGGGGCCGGGTGATCGAGTCCGGTTCACCCCAGAAGATGTTCACCGAACCCGATCACGAGCGCACCCGGCAGTTCCTGAGCGCCGTGCTCTGA
- a CDS encoding DUF3592 domain-containing protein produces the protein MEAFFYVVPSLMIGIAVFAAVTVVRRARDVSDAWNSGLTAEARCLRTYTTTSGGGDSAVHTSMHHVYEFATREGRVVRFDETGGRGTIVEGDIVTVRYAADRPERATANAPAPGRLAAGTGCALVFFAVLVLFCLGFMAVVHMMFEVAGDALP, from the coding sequence ATGGAAGCGTTCTTCTACGTCGTGCCGTCGCTGATGATCGGGATCGCGGTGTTCGCCGCGGTCACGGTGGTCCGGCGCGCCCGGGACGTCAGCGACGCCTGGAACAGCGGCCTCACGGCGGAGGCGCGCTGTCTGCGGACATACACGACGACCAGTGGCGGCGGTGACAGCGCCGTGCACACGAGCATGCACCACGTCTACGAGTTCGCCACGCGGGAGGGCCGCGTCGTCCGGTTCGACGAGACGGGCGGCCGGGGGACGATCGTCGAGGGGGACATCGTCACGGTGCGCTACGCGGCGGACCGCCCGGAGCGGGCCACGGCCAACGCGCCGGCGCCCGGGAGGCTGGCGGCCGGCACGGGCTGCGCGCTGGTGTTCTTCGCGGTGCTGGTCCTGTTCTGCCTCGGGTTCATGGCCGTGGTCCACATGATGTTCGAGGTGGCCGGCGACGCCCTGCCCTAG
- a CDS encoding DUF3830 family protein has translation MADRHIEVSLLRRGVHCTATLLDERAPRTCAAVWDALPLGGDVYHAKYARNEIYALFPPFAEKEPPLENPTVTPIPGDLCYFSFAGAELGTKAYGYGADVRPGTTVVDLALFYERNNLLLNADVGWVPGIVWGQVTEGLDAMAEACNDLWRTGAAGETLSFRRV, from the coding sequence ATGGCCGACCGTCACATCGAAGTCTCCCTGCTCAGGAGGGGAGTCCACTGCACGGCGACACTGCTCGACGAGCGGGCGCCGCGCACCTGCGCCGCGGTGTGGGACGCCCTTCCGCTGGGCGGCGACGTCTACCACGCGAAGTACGCGCGCAACGAGATCTACGCCCTCTTCCCGCCGTTCGCCGAGAAGGAGCCGCCGCTGGAGAACCCGACGGTCACCCCCATCCCCGGCGACCTCTGCTATTTCTCCTTCGCGGGCGCGGAACTGGGCACCAAGGCGTACGGCTACGGCGCCGACGTACGCCCCGGCACCACCGTCGTCGACCTCGCCCTCTTCTACGAACGCAACAACCTGCTGCTCAACGCGGACGTGGGCTGGGTCCCCGGCATCGTCTGGGGCCAGGTGACCGAGGGCCTCGACGCGATGGCGGAGGCGTGCAACGACCTGTGGCGGACCGGGGCGGCCGGGGAGACGCTCAGCTTCCGGCGGGTGTGA
- the ehuD gene encoding ectoine/hydroxyectoine ABC transporter permease subunit EhuD — MNTWSWDYVGDIMPQLLDGLWITVQATLLGSLVAFALGLVWAMALRSPSRWVTWPVGVLVEFVRNTPLLVQLFFLFFVLPGWGLTFGALTTGVIGLGLHYSTYTAEVYRAGIDAVPKGQWEAATALSLPRGRTWLAVILPQAFRRVVPALGNYVIAMFKDTPMLSAITVADMLFEANSIGATTFDYMEPITVVGVLFIVISYPTSVLLRVLERRLVR, encoded by the coding sequence ATGAACACCTGGTCATGGGATTACGTCGGCGACATCATGCCGCAGCTCCTCGACGGGCTGTGGATCACCGTCCAGGCGACGCTGCTCGGCTCACTGGTGGCCTTCGCCCTCGGTCTGGTGTGGGCGATGGCACTGCGCTCACCGTCCCGCTGGGTGACCTGGCCGGTCGGTGTCCTCGTCGAGTTCGTCCGCAACACGCCCCTGCTGGTGCAGCTGTTCTTCCTGTTCTTCGTCCTGCCGGGCTGGGGGCTGACCTTCGGGGCGCTGACCACCGGTGTCATCGGCCTGGGACTGCACTACTCGACGTACACCGCCGAGGTCTACCGCGCCGGTATCGACGCGGTCCCGAAGGGCCAGTGGGAGGCGGCCACCGCACTGAGTCTCCCGCGCGGGCGCACCTGGCTCGCCGTCATCCTGCCGCAGGCCTTCCGGCGGGTGGTGCCCGCCCTCGGCAACTATGTGATCGCGATGTTCAAGGACACGCCGATGCTCTCGGCCATCACCGTGGCCGACATGCTCTTCGAGGCCAACAGCATCGGCGCGACCACCTTCGACTACATGGAGCCAATCACCGTCGTCGGTGTGCTCTTCATCGTGATCTCGTATCCCACCTCTGTCCTTCTGCGAGTCCTGGAGCGTCGCCTTGTCCGCTGA
- a CDS encoding lytic polysaccharide monooxygenase, with protein sequence MRKKTKWYAAALGLATTGALVLSSQGASGHGYTDLPVSRQKLCQNGTVTNCGNIQWEPQSVEGPKGFPGSGPADGRICSGGNAPFAQLDSPRTPSGGAWPATKVTGGQSYTFRWQFTAMHATTDFKYYVTRPGWNQSHNLARSDLNLTPFLTVPYGGQRPPSTLSHSGTLPSGLSGRHVIVAVWTIADTANAFYACSDVTF encoded by the coding sequence ATGCGCAAAAAGACCAAGTGGTACGCCGCCGCGCTCGGCCTCGCGACGACCGGAGCGCTGGTGCTCTCGTCCCAGGGCGCGAGCGGCCATGGCTACACCGACCTCCCCGTCAGCCGTCAGAAGCTCTGCCAGAACGGCACCGTGACCAACTGCGGCAACATCCAGTGGGAACCGCAGAGCGTCGAGGGCCCCAAGGGCTTCCCCGGGTCCGGGCCGGCCGACGGCCGGATCTGTTCCGGCGGGAACGCGCCCTTCGCCCAGCTCGACAGCCCGAGGACACCCTCGGGCGGGGCCTGGCCCGCAACCAAGGTGACCGGCGGACAGAGCTACACCTTCCGCTGGCAGTTCACCGCCATGCACGCCACGACCGACTTCAAGTACTACGTCACCAGGCCGGGCTGGAACCAGAGCCACAACCTGGCCCGTTCCGACCTCAACCTCACCCCGTTCCTGACCGTCCCCTACGGCGGCCAGCGACCCCCCTCCACGCTCTCCCACAGCGGCACCCTGCCGTCCGGGCTGAGCGGCCGTCATGTGATCGTCGCGGTGTGGACGATCGCCGACACGGCCAACGCGTTCTACGCCTGCTCGGACGTCACGTTCTGA
- the ehuB gene encoding ectoine/hydroxyectoine ABC transporter substrate-binding protein EhuB, translating into MTGSNRRGLRRRSLLAGAAAVGAAGTLGTAGCARVDVTGATDGGHLLDDLRRKGTVRMGIASEPPYASIDSQGKLTGEAPAVSRTVFQRLGVKDFEPVPVEFGSLVPGLLSFQFDVIVAGMFINKSRCQAVLFSDPDYESKDGFLVPKGNPDGITSYQDVAEQGLRMGTGVGYAEFDYAVANGVKESGIQTYGDQIAGMEALEAGRIDCFAGTALTMIEALRTGAHPKVGMTDPFTPEVDGKPQRDGGGYGFRLGETALRDAFNRELRKMKQSGELLRIAKPFGFTEEFMTDLTAEELCKK; encoded by the coding sequence ATGACAGGAAGCAACCGAAGAGGACTCCGCCGCCGCTCGCTGCTCGCCGGGGCGGCGGCGGTGGGCGCGGCGGGCACGCTGGGCACCGCCGGATGCGCGCGGGTCGACGTCACCGGGGCGACCGACGGCGGTCATCTCCTGGACGACCTGCGCCGCAAGGGCACCGTGCGCATGGGCATAGCGAGCGAGCCCCCCTACGCCTCCATCGACTCCCAGGGGAAGCTCACCGGCGAGGCGCCGGCCGTCTCCCGGACCGTCTTCCAGCGGCTGGGCGTCAAGGACTTCGAACCGGTACCGGTCGAGTTCGGCTCCCTCGTCCCCGGGCTGCTCTCCTTCCAGTTCGATGTGATCGTCGCGGGCATGTTCATCAACAAGAGCCGCTGCCAGGCGGTCCTCTTCTCCGACCCGGACTACGAGTCGAAGGACGGGTTCCTCGTCCCCAAGGGCAACCCGGACGGGATCACGTCCTACCAGGACGTCGCCGAGCAGGGCCTGCGCATGGGAACCGGCGTCGGTTACGCCGAGTTCGACTACGCCGTGGCCAACGGCGTGAAGGAGAGCGGCATCCAGACCTACGGCGACCAGATCGCCGGCATGGAGGCGCTCGAGGCGGGGCGTATCGACTGCTTCGCGGGTACGGCCCTCACCATGATCGAGGCCCTCAGGACCGGCGCCCACCCCAAGGTGGGGATGACCGATCCGTTCACTCCGGAGGTCGACGGCAAGCCGCAGCGGGACGGCGGCGGTTACGGCTTCCGGCTGGGCGAGACCGCCCTGCGGGACGCCTTCAACCGTGAGCTGCGGAAGATGAAACAGAGCGGCGAACTCCTGCGGATCGCCAAGCCCTTCGGCTTCACCGAGGAGTTCATGACGGATCTGACCGCAGAGGAGCTCTGCAAGAAATGA
- a CDS encoding SPFH domain-containing protein — MSTTTSHTPESEGPSRPARLIQNESTTEIPVHLLFRDDPDPVSVPLRPAVVARRQGMGEQPRLRRPAPARPSPVIEVDPALGERPARVLPGAVGVFAGACGLAGGVATSWWAGVLPPLAVHALGLPRYAGAGLGPAQWAVYATAGALALFGFGGLARGRTGRAWVLGLFGRYRGTVRRTGLMWVNPLVLRRRVDVRLRHWRSEAMPAADASGVALRVVALVVWRVRDTARATLGVEDHETYLRACVEAALARVPVETPGSGRCSGDGSGERLTRLVAADAAPVGLEVFAVQPLRVEYAPEVAAAMHRRRIAALDAQHRASVLTSVVDSVEDTVTRLTMRGLVELDDYERKALVKDLTVAFCAGRGEAGR; from the coding sequence ATGAGTACGACCACGTCCCACACCCCCGAGTCCGAGGGGCCGTCCCGGCCCGCTCGGCTCATCCAGAACGAGTCGACCACCGAGATCCCCGTCCATCTGCTGTTCCGTGACGACCCCGACCCGGTGTCGGTGCCGCTGAGGCCGGCCGTGGTGGCACGCCGGCAGGGCATGGGGGAGCAGCCGCGCCTGCGGCGCCCGGCGCCCGCGAGACCGAGCCCCGTGATCGAGGTCGACCCCGCGCTGGGGGAGCGGCCCGCACGGGTGCTGCCGGGGGCGGTGGGCGTGTTCGCCGGCGCCTGCGGGCTGGCCGGGGGAGTGGCCACCTCGTGGTGGGCGGGCGTGCTGCCGCCGCTCGCGGTGCACGCGCTCGGGCTGCCGCGGTACGCCGGGGCGGGCCTGGGACCCGCGCAATGGGCGGTGTACGCCACGGCCGGCGCCCTCGCTCTGTTCGGCTTCGGCGGGCTGGCCCGGGGACGGACCGGGCGGGCCTGGGTGCTCGGGCTGTTCGGCCGCTACCGGGGCACGGTCCGGCGCACGGGTCTGATGTGGGTCAACCCGCTGGTGCTGCGCCGCCGGGTGGACGTACGGCTGCGGCACTGGCGCAGCGAGGCGATGCCCGCGGCCGACGCGAGCGGGGTCGCGCTGCGGGTGGTGGCGCTGGTGGTGTGGCGGGTGCGGGACACCGCGCGGGCGACGCTGGGTGTCGAGGACCACGAGACGTATCTGCGCGCGTGCGTGGAGGCGGCGCTGGCCCGGGTGCCGGTGGAGACGCCCGGCTCCGGGCGGTGTTCCGGTGACGGGTCGGGGGAGCGGCTGACCCGGCTGGTGGCGGCGGACGCCGCACCGGTGGGCCTGGAGGTGTTCGCGGTGCAGCCGTTGCGGGTGGAGTACGCGCCGGAGGTCGCCGCCGCGATGCACCGCCGCCGGATCGCCGCGCTGGACGCCCAGCACCGGGCGAGCGTGCTCACCTCGGTCGTGGACTCCGTGGAGGACACGGTGACCCGGCTGACCATGCGCGGGCTGGTGGAGCTGGACGACTACGAACGCAAGGCGCTGGTCAAGGACCTGACGGTGGCGTTCTGCGCGGGACGGGGAGAGGCGGGGCGGTGA
- a CDS encoding peptidoglycan-binding protein → MAAPVFEEFDPATDCDCPGCVHWRRVLPHSPGARTGRHPAAHRAVIVAAAASTALVAGHPAPALAGSHAPARPGVPAGDEPDTPQGGKAPLHGPSGASAAPGTARAVSRADIIKRAKVWVAAKVPYSMSAYWSDGYRQDCSGFVSMAWNLPSNEWTGSLGQYGVRITKDDLQPGDILLFHNLSDPQKGSHVVIFGGWTDYTRTYYTAYEQTRPHTRRQATPYAYWSNSDRYLAYRYKGLTGGAAGAQPDSAKPDSAKPGVPAGTPYPGRAHFGPGAKNKYVTQLGRMLVERGAGRHYATGPGPRWTAADRTATRAFQQAQGWRGRAADGLPGPLTWELLVTGRGRDVTTGAVVPPAPASHGVPGYPGRAMFRPGARNAYVTQLGRQLLKKGFGRHYTTGPGPRWGEADRRAVEAFQRAQGWRGGAADGHPGPETWRRLFS, encoded by the coding sequence ATGGCGGCTCCGGTCTTCGAGGAATTCGATCCCGCGACCGACTGCGACTGCCCCGGATGCGTCCACTGGCGGCGCGTCCTGCCGCATTCACCGGGGGCCCGGACCGGCCGCCACCCGGCCGCCCACCGGGCCGTGATCGTCGCCGCCGCGGCCTCCACGGCGCTCGTCGCCGGCCACCCGGCCCCCGCTCTCGCCGGCTCCCACGCCCCCGCCCGCCCGGGTGTTCCCGCAGGTGACGAGCCCGACACCCCTCAGGGCGGCAAGGCCCCGCTGCACGGTCCGAGCGGCGCGTCGGCCGCCCCGGGCACCGCGCGCGCGGTCTCCCGGGCGGACATCATCAAGCGGGCCAAGGTCTGGGTCGCCGCCAAGGTGCCGTACAGCATGTCCGCGTACTGGAGCGACGGGTACCGGCAGGACTGTTCGGGCTTCGTGTCGATGGCCTGGAACCTGCCGAGCAACGAGTGGACGGGCAGCCTCGGCCAGTACGGGGTGCGGATCACCAAGGACGACCTCCAGCCCGGCGACATCCTGCTCTTCCACAACCTGTCCGACCCCCAGAAGGGGTCCCATGTCGTGATCTTCGGGGGCTGGACCGACTACACGCGTACCTACTACACCGCCTACGAGCAGACCCGCCCGCACACCCGCAGGCAGGCCACCCCGTACGCCTACTGGAGCAACTCCGACCGCTATCTCGCCTACCGCTACAAGGGGCTCACGGGCGGCGCGGCGGGCGCGCAACCGGACAGCGCGAAACCGGACAGCGCGAAACCGGGTGTCCCCGCCGGGACGCCCTATCCGGGCCGGGCCCACTTCGGTCCCGGCGCCAAGAACAAGTACGTCACCCAGCTCGGCCGGATGCTCGTGGAGCGCGGCGCCGGGCGCCACTACGCCACCGGGCCCGGCCCCCGCTGGACGGCCGCGGACCGCACGGCGACCCGGGCTTTCCAGCAGGCCCAGGGCTGGCGCGGCCGGGCCGCCGACGGGCTGCCGGGCCCGCTGACGTGGGAGCTGCTGGTCACCGGCCGGGGCCGGGACGTCACCACCGGGGCGGTGGTACCCCCGGCTCCCGCGTCCCACGGGGTGCCCGGCTACCCGGGGCGGGCCATGTTCCGGCCGGGAGCGCGCAACGCGTACGTCACCCAGCTCGGCAGGCAGCTTCTGAAGAAGGGGTTCGGCAGGCACTACACGACCGGGCCGGGGCCGCGCTGGGGCGAGGCGGACCGGCGAGCCGTCGAGGCCTTCCAGCGTGCCCAGGGCTGGCGGGGCGGCGCGGCGGACGGCCACCCGGGCCCGGAGACCTGGCGGCGGCTCTTTTCCTGA
- a CDS encoding IclR family transcriptional regulator C-terminal domain-containing protein, with amino-acid sequence MALMHEPTAPYHSTQDALRVLETVARHTAGVTDSRLATLTGLSPERLTTLLRMLRREGYVEQVADGAYVSGAALSRLGSAEDRDQALREKLQRTLDRLRDSVGAAVYISRYVDGEIDVTQYAAGPATPAVNEWVDFRYSAHATAIGKSLLGQLDHNGRRDHLSRHKMARLTSRTITSDKLLLSRLESQPPTVPHLDLQEYAVGTVCAAVPITAGSSVGCLALSLPVEHAHRLRQAADRLNRGAAPVLLSLAI; translated from the coding sequence GTGGCGCTGATGCACGAGCCGACCGCGCCGTACCACTCGACGCAGGACGCGCTGCGCGTCCTGGAGACCGTGGCACGGCACACCGCCGGAGTGACCGACAGCCGGCTCGCCACCCTGACCGGCCTCAGCCCGGAGCGCCTGACCACGCTCCTGCGCATGCTGCGCCGCGAGGGCTACGTCGAGCAGGTGGCCGACGGGGCCTACGTCAGCGGCGCCGCCCTGAGCCGTCTGGGCTCCGCCGAGGACCGCGACCAGGCCCTGCGCGAGAAGCTCCAGCGCACCCTGGACCGACTGCGCGACTCGGTCGGCGCCGCCGTCTACATCAGCCGGTACGTCGACGGGGAGATCGACGTCACCCAGTACGCAGCCGGCCCCGCGACGCCCGCGGTGAACGAGTGGGTGGACTTCCGCTACTCCGCGCACGCCACCGCGATCGGCAAGAGCCTGCTCGGCCAGCTCGACCACAACGGCCGGCGCGACCACCTCTCCCGCCACAAGATGGCCCGCCTGACCTCGCGCACCATCACCAGCGACAAGCTGCTGCTCTCCCGCCTGGAGTCCCAGCCGCCGACCGTGCCCCACCTCGACCTCCAGGAGTACGCGGTCGGCACGGTGTGCGCGGCCGTCCCGATCACCGCCGGCTCCTCGGTCGGCTGCCTGGCCCTGTCCCTCCCGGTCGAGCACGCCCACCGCCTTCGCCAGGCCGCGGACCGGCTGAACCGGGGCGCGGCCCCGGTGCTGCTGTCCCTGGCGATCTAG